The following is a genomic window from Nitrospinaceae bacterium.
ATGTCATGGTCGAGCCTCAGACGTCGGTTCCTTATGAGGTGTACATCGACTGGAAGAAGGTGCGCGAGGAAATTTCGGCGGATGCCGAGAAGCTTCTTGATGGGATGATCGAGAAGGCGGGTATTAAAGGCGAGGTTGAGCGAGTAATGGTTTGGGGTGAGCCGGTGGGGGTGGTGAACGATATGGCCGAGAAGGGTGATTTTGACCTGATTGTGATGGCCACTCACGGGCGCACCGGACTCCCAAGGCTTTTCCTCGGCTCGGTGGCTGAGAATGTGATACGCCATGCGCATTGCC
Proteins encoded in this region:
- a CDS encoding universal stress protein; translation: MKRFEPKKILVPVDFSDFSRKALESAAEIAELRGAKITVVHVMVEPQTSVPYEVYIDWKKVREEISADAEKLLDGMIEKAGIKGEVERVMVWGEPVGVVNDMAEKGDFDLIVMATHGRTGLPRLFLGSVAENVIRHAHCPVLVMRDPE